Proteins encoded by one window of Clostridium cagae:
- a CDS encoding GGDEF domain-containing protein has protein sequence MKFPELQEHIEIFMNNENYIGYFRKFAVDTIEHDPHYVKNVMEYLLNISKELNYELAAHWCLIYIGWCEQLECNFEKSIKLHLMSKEYFEKIKELEGVSVTCNALLVDYLKIGQFDLAIINALRGADIARKLGDKELTIILLLNISYAYVDSYNYNEAINILKKLKTYKNEFNFKHEILMFMILAECALSINDLERTFDYATYALKIINENNTKIYKVELFSIIADVLYRKNEECKAIKLFEKSLEILKQDDNYLRAKILIRWGQCSLYNENYILAEKKFLECLNLLEETNFITLESKVYKELSTIYEKLGKYKEAFEAMKDYVRYEKRVYDLHSSSWFSIFKYRNLEEKANVYRELYNKIERISEIGKEIISILDIDKLLYTIYIEVKKLIDTDIFGIALFNEHKNELDYKLFIENGDLKNLCSISIDNRNSFGVYCFKSKKEILINNIENEYVKYVKKFDVNKYKNAPYSIMYIPIIIKNKSIGVISVQSYRKNAYTRNELNELKILSSYIAIALQNGKTFNTVEHFAKYDSLTGMFNRNVILTQGERIFNNKLETKQTFSIIMIDVDYFKQINDRYGHDIGDIVLRDISSIIKSEIRNTDSLGRYGGEEFLILLPNINLEEAKKIADRIRKSVENYKYHYLTSEKHNRVTLSLGVYEFNKNEFDFFEGVKKADKALYMAKSLGRNRAIEYSG, from the coding sequence ATGAAGTTTCCTGAATTACAAGAACATATTGAGATTTTTATGAATAATGAAAATTATATAGGCTATTTTAGAAAATTTGCAGTTGATACTATTGAACATGATCCGCATTATGTAAAAAATGTTATGGAATATCTCTTAAATATTTCAAAAGAACTTAATTATGAATTAGCAGCACATTGGTGTTTAATATATATTGGATGGTGTGAACAACTTGAGTGTAATTTTGAAAAATCAATAAAATTACATTTAATGTCAAAAGAATATTTTGAAAAAATTAAAGAATTAGAAGGTGTTAGTGTAACTTGTAATGCCTTGCTTGTTGACTATTTAAAAATAGGTCAGTTTGATTTAGCTATAATTAATGCACTAAGGGGTGCTGATATTGCAAGAAAATTAGGTGATAAGGAATTAACTATAATATTATTACTTAATATATCATATGCATATGTAGATTCCTATAATTATAATGAAGCTATTAATATACTAAAAAAACTTAAAACATATAAAAATGAGTTTAATTTCAAACATGAAATATTAATGTTTATGATTTTAGCTGAATGTGCACTTTCTATAAATGATTTAGAAAGAACATTTGATTACGCTACATATGCATTGAAAATTATAAATGAGAACAATACTAAAATATATAAAGTAGAATTATTTTCTATAATTGCAGATGTTTTATATAGAAAAAATGAAGAATGTAAAGCTATAAAATTATTTGAAAAGTCATTAGAAATTCTTAAACAAGATGATAATTATTTAAGAGCAAAGATATTAATAAGATGGGGACAGTGTAGTTTATATAATGAAAATTATATTTTAGCAGAAAAAAAGTTTTTAGAGTGCCTTAATTTATTAGAAGAAACAAACTTTATTACGTTGGAATCAAAGGTTTATAAAGAATTAAGTACTATTTATGAAAAGTTAGGAAAATATAAAGAAGCATTTGAAGCAATGAAAGATTATGTTAGGTATGAAAAAAGAGTATATGATTTACACAGTAGTAGTTGGTTTAGCATTTTTAAATATAGAAATTTAGAAGAGAAAGCAAATGTATATAGGGAATTATATAATAAGATAGAGCGTATTTCAGAAATAGGAAAAGAAATAATATCAATATTAGATATAGATAAATTATTATATACCATTTATATTGAAGTTAAAAAATTAATTGATACTGATATATTTGGAATTGCTTTATTTAATGAACACAAAAATGAGTTAGACTATAAATTGTTTATAGAAAATGGAGACCTTAAAAATTTATGTTCTATTTCTATTGACAATAGAAATAGCTTTGGTGTGTACTGCTTTAAAAGTAAAAAAGAAATTTTAATTAACAACATTGAAAATGAATATGTTAAGTATGTAAAAAAATTCGATGTTAATAAATACAAGAATGCTCCATACTCAATAATGTATATTCCTATAATTATTAAAAATAAATCAATAGGTGTTATAAGTGTTCAAAGCTATAGAAAAAATGCATATACGAGAAATGAATTAAATGAACTCAAAATCTTGTCATCTTATATAGCAATTGCACTTCAAAATGGTAAAACATTTAATACAGTTGAACATTTTGCAAAGTATGATTCATTAACAGGAATGTTTAATAGAAATGTTATATTAACTCAAGGAGAAAGAATTTTTAATAACAAATTAGAGACTAAGCAGACGTTCTCTATAATAATGATTGATGTTGATTATTTTAAGCAAATAAATGATAGATATGGTCATGACATAGGTGATATTGTTTTAAGAGACATTAGTTCAATAATAAAAAGTGAGATTAGAAATACTGATTCCTTAGGACGATATGGTGGCGAAGAATTTTTGATATTATTACCAAATATAAATTTAGAAGAAGCTAAAAAGATTGCAGATAGAATTAGAAAGAGTGTTGAAAATTATAAATATCATTATTTAACTAGTGAAAAACATAATCGTGTTACATTAAGTCTTGGTGTTTATGAATTCAATAAAAATGAATTCGATTTTTTTGAAGGAGTAAAAAAGGCTGATAAAGCATTATATATGGCGAAATCTTTAGGCCGAAATAGGGCAATTGAATATTCAGGATAG
- a CDS encoding cadherin-like beta sandwich domain-containing protein, which translates to MSLKKFFRNVIMSFLVIGIFVILEPSKYLNLTNKKVYAASKVYLDNIYLSDKYDIDFSKKKYSYILDVDKSLKEIVVRARPEDYNDIVKINGKVITRDDKYRELVPLEIGKNKIEIEVKDNDSAMTSTYTLYIYRGGNESNYLLDDINIDSSNIGFKKDRNSYNIEIDDDTSKVVLKAITKDKNYKVIVNGTELDYPNLIRIRFSGIGKYEIKIKVIDSETNRFKEYNLDMYVGIPISPDISNSVNSVVKPNQWVMVNGRWRYNDSLGEPIKDKWFFDKKYNNYFYFNNRGNMRTGWFSIGGEWYYASINGERQTGWLLEDNEWYYFDYDGRMRTDWIQYKDKWYFLDSIGAMQTGWICDNGNWYILNNNGEMITGWITYNNNRYFLKNNGQMAVGWFNNENEWYYFNANGSMKSGEWLFYRDNWYYINYIGTMRTGWLYKDDKYYYFNEDGTMSTTTKTIDGYTYNFNKDGSVNFN; encoded by the coding sequence ATGAGTTTGAAGAAATTTTTTAGAAATGTTATTATGTCATTTTTAGTTATTGGTATATTTGTAATATTGGAACCGTCGAAATATCTGAATTTAACTAATAAAAAAGTATACGCTGCTAGTAAAGTATATTTAGATAATATATATTTAAGTGACAAATACGATATTGATTTTTCTAAGAAAAAGTATTCGTATATTTTAGATGTTGATAAATCACTTAAAGAAATAGTAGTGAGAGCTAGACCAGAAGATTATAACGATATAGTTAAAATTAATGGAAAAGTGATAACAAGGGATGATAAATATAGAGAATTAGTACCCTTAGAAATTGGAAAAAATAAAATTGAAATAGAAGTTAAAGATAATGATAGTGCTATGACATCTACATATACTTTGTATATATACAGAGGTGGAAATGAAAGCAACTATTTATTAGATGATATAAATATTGATTCAAGTAATATTGGTTTTAAGAAAGATAGAAATTCATATAATATAGAAATTGATGATGATACATCTAAAGTTGTACTTAAAGCAATAACAAAGGATAAAAATTATAAAGTAATTGTTAATGGGACTGAACTTGATTATCCGAATCTTATTAGAATAAGATTTAGTGGAATTGGGAAATATGAAATTAAAATTAAAGTTATTGATTCTGAAACAAATAGATTTAAGGAATATAACTTAGATATGTATGTAGGTATTCCAATATCTCCGGATATATCTAATTCTGTAAATTCAGTTGTAAAACCTAATCAATGGGTAATGGTGAATGGAAGATGGAGATATAATGATTCATTAGGAGAACCTATAAAAGATAAATGGTTTTTTGATAAAAAATATAATAACTATTTTTACTTTAATAACAGGGGAAATATGAGGACAGGCTGGTTTTCTATTGGTGGTGAATGGTATTATGCATCTATTAATGGAGAAAGGCAAACGGGATGGCTTTTAGAGGATAATGAATGGTATTATTTTGATTATGATGGTAGAATGCGAACAGACTGGATTCAATATAAAGACAAGTGGTATTTTTTAGATTCAATTGGAGCTATGCAAACAGGATGGATTTGTGATAATGGTAATTGGTATATTTTAAATAATAATGGTGAAATGATTACTGGTTGGATAACATATAATAATAATAGATATTTTCTAAAAAATAACGGGCAAATGGCAGTAGGATGGTTTAATAATGAAAATGAATGGTACTATTTTAATGCTAATGGAAGCATGAAAAGTGGAGAATGGTTATTTTATAGAGATAATTGGTATTATATAAACTATATTGGTACAATGAGAACAGGATGGTTATATAAAGACGATAAATATTATTATTTTAATGAAGATGGAACAATGAGTACGACTACTAAAACAATAGACGGGTATACTTATAATTTTAATAAAGATGGTTCAGTAAATTTTAACTGA
- a CDS encoding N-acetylmuramoyl-L-alanine amidase family protein, with protein sequence MNKIFKRTMASLLTVAAFATVGPVKYTSLFTTEANAAETAEKATLKGLEVKKSSSGSELQLYDDKKCKSKDKVDFEEKNTRYYVNIKSGSAVYIEPEADSDYEYEIRKSSKEYKDNKKITVSSSSTKLTVEVWKKDDKKNTSNTYTITVLRDRDKDDDDDDDDDDYDDIYLDNLEVDGKDINLKESKTTYTVDVKESKTSVKIVAEPDDKDYKVKIDGATVDDDDDYEKKVTLNKGKNEIKIRVKDDDKNERIYTLIINRGSSSDKEDEKDDDKNNSNSNNNTNVTARPNQWVTVNGNLMYNDSLGNPIKNAWFIDRNSGAWYHFEADGTMKKGWLTDKGTWYYLNEYSGQMQSGWSYINGQWYYLNPQSGAMQTGWVNDNGTWYYCDGSGKMLKNTNVGGYRLGSSGAWIR encoded by the coding sequence ATGAACAAAATATTCAAAAGAACAATGGCATCATTACTTACTGTAGCAGCTTTTGCAACAGTGGGTCCTGTAAAATATACAAGCCTATTTACAACAGAAGCTAATGCAGCTGAGACTGCTGAAAAGGCTACTTTAAAAGGTTTAGAAGTAAAAAAATCATCTAGTGGAAGTGAATTACAACTTTATGATGATAAAAAGTGTAAAAGTAAAGATAAAGTAGATTTTGAAGAAAAAAATACTAGGTATTATGTAAATATAAAATCAGGTAGTGCAGTCTATATAGAACCAGAGGCTGACTCTGATTATGAATATGAAATAAGGAAGAGTTCTAAAGAGTATAAGGATAATAAGAAAATAACAGTAAGTTCTTCTTCTACAAAATTAACAGTAGAAGTATGGAAAAAGGATGATAAGAAAAACACATCTAACACATATACAATAACAGTATTACGTGATAGAGATAAAGACGACGATGATGACGATGATGATGACGATTATGATGATATCTACTTAGATAATCTTGAAGTTGATGGAAAAGATATCAACTTAAAAGAAAGCAAAACTACTTATACTGTAGATGTTAAGGAAAGCAAAACATCAGTTAAAATTGTAGCAGAACCAGATGATAAGGATTATAAAGTAAAAATCGATGGAGCTACAGTTGATGACGATGATGATTATGAAAAGAAAGTTACTTTAAATAAAGGTAAAAATGAAATTAAAATAAGAGTTAAAGATGATGATAAAAACGAAAGAATTTACACATTAATCATTAACAGGGGATCATCTTCTGATAAAGAAGACGAGAAAGATGATGATAAGAATAACTCAAACTCAAATAATAATACTAATGTAACTGCTAGACCAAACCAATGGGTAACTGTTAATGGAAACTTAATGTATAATGATTCATTAGGAAACCCTATTAAGAATGCATGGTTCATAGATAGAAATTCTGGAGCTTGGTATCATTTCGAAGCTGATGGAACTATGAAAAAAGGTTGGTTAACTGATAAAGGTACATGGTACTATTTAAATGAATACAGTGGACAAATGCAAAGTGGTTGGTCTTATATAAACGGACAATGGTATTATTTAAATCCACAATCAGGAGCAATGCAAACTGGTTGGGTAAATGACAATGGTACATGGTACTACTGTGATGGATCAGGAAAAATGCTTAAAAATACAAATGTTGGCGGATATAGATTAGGATCAAGCGGTGCTTGGATAAGATAA